A genomic stretch from Hemicordylus capensis ecotype Gifberg chromosome 1, rHemCap1.1.pri, whole genome shotgun sequence includes:
- the SDC1 gene encoding syndecan-1 isoform X2, whose product MRGWKKLLALRFPWLLQTTDISLPPEDLDSSGDDDDSFSGSGAGSLLEHPVIPRTVALQGSTNASISVVSAHVPSQQPEVQTADSPIEDNERVPVSPTSTPVLQTSDLVTDKPAVPIGDEMGSLAEQATTRSAATTRSAVVTTKIPVTHHISTVRITTSQASSTVRVAEPEIHPDHPYLSNSDKEVTIHTVSTSETSLDAPSPTTSITILHNDIFSPLPEEDILSPEDGSGDQGDFTFNLLDDKIEAKGSEPENRAGDTGTHDAKSAGIMDRKEVLGGVIAGGFVGLLFAGFLVGFMLYRMKKKDEGSYSLDEPKQSNGGYQKPHKQEEFYA is encoded by the exons atgaggggctggaagaagctccttGCTCtaaggtttccctggctgctg CAAACGACTGACATCAGTCTCCCACCTGAAGACCTGGACTCATCGGGTGATGATGATGACTCTTTCTCTGGCTCTGGTGCAG GTTCTTTGCTAGAGCATCCTGTGATTCCCCGGACTGTTGCATTACAAGGAAGCACAAATGCATCAATCTCTGTAGTGTCGGCTCATGTCCCAAGTCAGCAACCTGAAGTTCAGACAGCAGACAGCCCTATAGAAGACAATGAAAGAGTACCTGTATCCCCAACAAGCACCCCTGTACTCCAAACAAGCGATCTGGTGACTGACAAGCCAGCAGTACCTATTGGAGATGAGATGGGCTCACTTGCTGAGCAAGCTACAACAAGGTCAGCAGCTACAACAAGGTCAGCAGTTGTAACGACAAAAATCCCAGTGACTCATCATATTTCCACAGTCAGAATCACAACCTCTCAAGCCTCTAGCACAGTCAGAGTTGCTGAGCCTGAAATCCATCCTGATCACCCTTATCTATCTAACAGTGATAAAGAAGTGACTATTCACACTGTGTCAACGAGTGAGACTAGCTTGGATGCTCCCAGTCCCACTACAAGCATCACTATTCTTCATAATGATATCTTTTCTCCTCTGCCTGAAGAAGATATTTTATCACCTGAAGATGGTTCTGGTGATCAG GGTGACTTCACATTTAACCTACTTGATGACAAAATAGAAGCAAAGGGATCTGAACCAGAGAACAGAGCAGGGGATACAGGAACACATGATGCAAAATCTGCAGGAATAATGGATAGGAAAGAAGTTCTAGGAG GGGTCATCGCTGGTGGATTTGTAGGCTTGCTGTTTGCTGGATTTTTAGTTGGGTTCATGCTGTACAGAATGAAGAAAAAAGATGAAGGAAGCTATTCATTGGATGAACCAAAACAATCAAATGGGGGTTATCAAAAACCACACAAACAAGAAGAATTCTATGCATGA
- the SDC1 gene encoding syndecan-1 isoform X1 yields MARLVLAGALCALAFGFQAVLTQTTDISLPPEDLDSSGDDDDSFSGSGAGSLLEHPVIPRTVALQGSTNASISVVSAHVPSQQPEVQTADSPIEDNERVPVSPTSTPVLQTSDLVTDKPAVPIGDEMGSLAEQATTRSAATTRSAVVTTKIPVTHHISTVRITTSQASSTVRVAEPEIHPDHPYLSNSDKEVTIHTVSTSETSLDAPSPTTSITILHNDIFSPLPEEDILSPEDGSGDQGDFTFNLLDDKIEAKGSEPENRAGDTGTHDAKSAGIMDRKEVLGGVIAGGFVGLLFAGFLVGFMLYRMKKKDEGSYSLDEPKQSNGGYQKPHKQEEFYA; encoded by the exons CAAACGACTGACATCAGTCTCCCACCTGAAGACCTGGACTCATCGGGTGATGATGATGACTCTTTCTCTGGCTCTGGTGCAG GTTCTTTGCTAGAGCATCCTGTGATTCCCCGGACTGTTGCATTACAAGGAAGCACAAATGCATCAATCTCTGTAGTGTCGGCTCATGTCCCAAGTCAGCAACCTGAAGTTCAGACAGCAGACAGCCCTATAGAAGACAATGAAAGAGTACCTGTATCCCCAACAAGCACCCCTGTACTCCAAACAAGCGATCTGGTGACTGACAAGCCAGCAGTACCTATTGGAGATGAGATGGGCTCACTTGCTGAGCAAGCTACAACAAGGTCAGCAGCTACAACAAGGTCAGCAGTTGTAACGACAAAAATCCCAGTGACTCATCATATTTCCACAGTCAGAATCACAACCTCTCAAGCCTCTAGCACAGTCAGAGTTGCTGAGCCTGAAATCCATCCTGATCACCCTTATCTATCTAACAGTGATAAAGAAGTGACTATTCACACTGTGTCAACGAGTGAGACTAGCTTGGATGCTCCCAGTCCCACTACAAGCATCACTATTCTTCATAATGATATCTTTTCTCCTCTGCCTGAAGAAGATATTTTATCACCTGAAGATGGTTCTGGTGATCAG GGTGACTTCACATTTAACCTACTTGATGACAAAATAGAAGCAAAGGGATCTGAACCAGAGAACAGAGCAGGGGATACAGGAACACATGATGCAAAATCTGCAGGAATAATGGATAGGAAAGAAGTTCTAGGAG GGGTCATCGCTGGTGGATTTGTAGGCTTGCTGTTTGCTGGATTTTTAGTTGGGTTCATGCTGTACAGAATGAAGAAAAAAGATGAAGGAAGCTATTCATTGGATGAACCAAAACAATCAAATGGGGGTTATCAAAAACCACACAAACAAGAAGAATTCTATGCATGA